One stretch of Falco naumanni isolate bFalNau1 chromosome 7, bFalNau1.pat, whole genome shotgun sequence DNA includes these proteins:
- the PIGH gene encoding phosphatidylinositol N-acetylglucosaminyltransferase subunit H isoform X2, whose product MEERRYRSASGAPIALRPRQHSASCRELAVRCPRLQLRSLSAVTSAVWLAAYGLFVLSENSMVLSAAIFITLIGLIIYLHFVKIDQESLLVIGSLGIQQKVIYYLCILLQDPGDPQGVSDVVPLFQSSKPRLDCLIEVYKSCQEILEQRKTAPQPSGIK is encoded by the exons ATGGAGGAGCGGCGGTACCGCTCGGCCTCGGGGGCGCCCATCGCGCTGCGGCCCCGCCAGCACAGCGCCTCCTGCCGGGAGCTGGCGGTGCGCTGCCCCCGCCTGCAGCTCCGCTCGCTCAGCGCCGTCACCTCCGCCGTCTGGCTGGCGGCCTACGGGCTCTTCGTGCTCAGCGAG AACAGTATGGTGCTTTCTGCTGCTATCTTCATCACGCTGATTGGCCTGATCATATACCTGCACTTTGTGAAAATTGACCAGGAATCCCTCTTGGTCATCGGCTCACTTGGCATTCAG CAAAAAGTTATCTACTACCTGTGCATCCTCCTCCAGGACCCGGGAGATCCTCAGGGAGTATCTGACGTAGTGCCACTCTTTCAG AGCTCCAAGCCACGTCTAGACTGCTTGATAGAAGTGTACAAAAGTTGTCAAGAAatcctggagcagaggaagacaGCTCCACAACCAAGTggaataaaatag
- the PIGH gene encoding phosphatidylinositol N-acetylglucosaminyltransferase subunit H isoform X1 translates to MEERRYRSASGAPIALRPRQHSASCRELAVRCPRLQLRSLSAVTSAVWLAAYGLFVLSENSMVLSAAIFITLIGLIIYLHFVKIDQESLLVIGSLGIQVTSSYASGKESTTFIEMGQVKDVVINEAIHMQKVIYYLCILLQDPGDPQGVSDVVPLFQSSKPRLDCLIEVYKSCQEILEQRKTAPQPSGIK, encoded by the exons ATGGAGGAGCGGCGGTACCGCTCGGCCTCGGGGGCGCCCATCGCGCTGCGGCCCCGCCAGCACAGCGCCTCCTGCCGGGAGCTGGCGGTGCGCTGCCCCCGCCTGCAGCTCCGCTCGCTCAGCGCCGTCACCTCCGCCGTCTGGCTGGCGGCCTACGGGCTCTTCGTGCTCAGCGAG AACAGTATGGTGCTTTCTGCTGCTATCTTCATCACGCTGATTGGCCTGATCATATACCTGCACTTTGTGAAAATTGACCAGGAATCCCTCTTGGTCATCGGCTCACTTGGCATTCAGGTGACTTCATCCTATGCTTCAGGGAAAGAGAGCACAACCTTCATTGAGATGGGTCAGGTGAAAGATGTGGTTATCAATGAAGCCATCCATATG CAAAAAGTTATCTACTACCTGTGCATCCTCCTCCAGGACCCGGGAGATCCTCAGGGAGTATCTGACGTAGTGCCACTCTTTCAG AGCTCCAAGCCACGTCTAGACTGCTTGATAGAAGTGTACAAAAGTTGTCAAGAAatcctggagcagaggaagacaGCTCCACAACCAAGTggaataaaatag